The following are encoded in a window of Manihot esculenta cultivar AM560-2 chromosome 8, M.esculenta_v8, whole genome shotgun sequence genomic DNA:
- the LOC110621169 gene encoding peroxisomal nicotinamide adenine dinucleotide carrier isoform X1, producing the protein MSKSDAVANGLAGAGGGIIAQIITYPLQTINTRQQTERRANKKKKNEGSLDSAPAPGTLLQILQPILFHQVIKTEGWGGLYSGLKPSLFGTAASQGIYYYFYQVFKNRAEAIAASRKAKGHGDGNVGMFSWLVVAAIAGSLNVLLTNPIWVLVTRMQTHTQAERKIMEGKKEVLIREASESGLQGSDLQDKLAELDSIKPCPYGTLHAACEVFNEAGITGFWKGIFPTLIMVCNPSIQFMIYETSLKHLREKRSAIKQGYKNATALEVFLLGALAKLGATVSTYPLLVVKSRLQAKQEIGGNSSLRYSGTLDAVTKMIRYEGVLGFYKGMGTKIVQSVFAASVLFMVKEELVKAYMVLADKSKKVLLNLSK; encoded by the exons ATGTCAAAGTCGGACGCAGTGGCGAATGGGCTAGCGGGAGCAGGTGGGGGTATTATTGCTCAGATAATCACTTATCCCCTTCAAACG ATAAACACGCGCCAGCAAACCGAAAGACGGGctaacaagaagaagaagaatgaagGCTCCCTTGATTCTGCACCTGCACCTGGAAcgcttcttcaaatccttcag CCAATTTTATTTCACCAGGTCATTAAAACCGAAGGCTGGGGTGGACTTTATAGTGGCCTTAAGCCTTCTCTCTTTGGAACTGCTGCTTCGCAG GGCATTTATTACTACTTCTATCAAGTTTTCAAGAACAGGGCAGAGGCCATTGCAGCCTCTCGTAAAGCCAAAGGTCATGGAGATGGTAACGTTGGCATGTTTTCTTGGCTTGTTGTGGCTGCTATAGCTGG TTCACTGAATGTATTGCTGACAAACCCAATATGGGTTCTTGTGACTCGTATGCAG ACACATACTCAAGCAGAAAGAAAAATTATGGAGGGAAAGAAAGAAGTTTTAATCAGGGAAGCTTCTGAAAGTGGTTTACAAGGTTCAGATTTACAGGACAAATTGGCTGAACTTGATTCAATAAAGCCTTGTCCTTATGGAACATTACATGCG GCATGTGAAGTTTTTAATGAAGCTGGAATAACTGGATTTTGGAAAGGCATCTTTCCTACGCTTATCATG GTGTGTAATCCATCCATCCAGTTTATGATTTATGAGACATCGTTAAAGCATCTAAGGGAAAAACGTTCCGCAATCAAGCAGGGGTATAAAAATGCAACTGCTTTAGAG GTTTTTTTACTAGGAGCCTTGGCAAAACTGGGAGCAACTGTCTCAACGTACCCCTTGTTGGTTGTCAAG TCAAGGCTTCAAGCAAAACAGGAGATTGGTGGAAATAGTTCATTGAGATACTCAG GCACACTTGATGCAGTAACTAAAATGATCCGTTATGAAGGGGTGCTTGGTTTTTATAAGGGGATGGGCACAAAGATAGTACAGAGTGTTTTTGCAGCCTCTGTACTTTTCATGGTTAAGGAGGAGCTTGTTAAGGCTTACATGGTTCTGGCAGATAAGAGCAAGAAAGTTCTGTTAAATTTGAGTAAATGA
- the LOC110621169 gene encoding peroxisomal nicotinamide adenine dinucleotide carrier isoform X4 codes for MSKSDAVANGLAGAGGGIIAQIITYPLQTQTERRANKKKKNEGSLDSAPAPGTLLQILQVIKTEGWGGLYSGLKPSLFGTAASQGIYYYFYQVFKNRAEAIAASRKAKGHGDGNVGMFSWLVVAAIAGSLNVLLTNPIWVLVTRMQTHTQAERKIMEGKKEVLIREASESGLQGSDLQDKLAELDSIKPCPYGTLHAACEVFNEAGITGFWKGIFPTLIMVCNPSIQFMIYETSLKHLREKRSAIKQGYKNATALEVFLLGALAKLGATVSTYPLLVVKSRLQAKQEIGGNSSLRYSGTLDAVTKMIRYEGVLGFYKGMGTKIVQSVFAASVLFMVKEELVKAYMVLADKSKKVLLNLSK; via the exons ATGTCAAAGTCGGACGCAGTGGCGAATGGGCTAGCGGGAGCAGGTGGGGGTATTATTGCTCAGATAATCACTTATCCCCTTCAAACG CAAACCGAAAGACGGGctaacaagaagaagaagaatgaagGCTCCCTTGATTCTGCACCTGCACCTGGAAcgcttcttcaaatccttcag GTCATTAAAACCGAAGGCTGGGGTGGACTTTATAGTGGCCTTAAGCCTTCTCTCTTTGGAACTGCTGCTTCGCAG GGCATTTATTACTACTTCTATCAAGTTTTCAAGAACAGGGCAGAGGCCATTGCAGCCTCTCGTAAAGCCAAAGGTCATGGAGATGGTAACGTTGGCATGTTTTCTTGGCTTGTTGTGGCTGCTATAGCTGG TTCACTGAATGTATTGCTGACAAACCCAATATGGGTTCTTGTGACTCGTATGCAG ACACATACTCAAGCAGAAAGAAAAATTATGGAGGGAAAGAAAGAAGTTTTAATCAGGGAAGCTTCTGAAAGTGGTTTACAAGGTTCAGATTTACAGGACAAATTGGCTGAACTTGATTCAATAAAGCCTTGTCCTTATGGAACATTACATGCG GCATGTGAAGTTTTTAATGAAGCTGGAATAACTGGATTTTGGAAAGGCATCTTTCCTACGCTTATCATG GTGTGTAATCCATCCATCCAGTTTATGATTTATGAGACATCGTTAAAGCATCTAAGGGAAAAACGTTCCGCAATCAAGCAGGGGTATAAAAATGCAACTGCTTTAGAG GTTTTTTTACTAGGAGCCTTGGCAAAACTGGGAGCAACTGTCTCAACGTACCCCTTGTTGGTTGTCAAG TCAAGGCTTCAAGCAAAACAGGAGATTGGTGGAAATAGTTCATTGAGATACTCAG GCACACTTGATGCAGTAACTAAAATGATCCGTTATGAAGGGGTGCTTGGTTTTTATAAGGGGATGGGCACAAAGATAGTACAGAGTGTTTTTGCAGCCTCTGTACTTTTCATGGTTAAGGAGGAGCTTGTTAAGGCTTACATGGTTCTGGCAGATAAGAGCAAGAAAGTTCTGTTAAATTTGAGTAAATGA
- the LOC110621169 gene encoding peroxisomal nicotinamide adenine dinucleotide carrier isoform X3 — MSKSDAVANGLAGAGGGIIAQIITYPLQTINTRQQTERRANKKKKNEGSLDSAPAPGTLLQILQVIKTEGWGGLYSGLKPSLFGTAASQGIYYYFYQVFKNRAEAIAASRKAKGHGDGNVGMFSWLVVAAIAGSLNVLLTNPIWVLVTRMQTHTQAERKIMEGKKEVLIREASESGLQGSDLQDKLAELDSIKPCPYGTLHAACEVFNEAGITGFWKGIFPTLIMVCNPSIQFMIYETSLKHLREKRSAIKQGYKNATALEVFLLGALAKLGATVSTYPLLVVKSRLQAKQEIGGNSSLRYSGTLDAVTKMIRYEGVLGFYKGMGTKIVQSVFAASVLFMVKEELVKAYMVLADKSKKVLLNLSK; from the exons ATGTCAAAGTCGGACGCAGTGGCGAATGGGCTAGCGGGAGCAGGTGGGGGTATTATTGCTCAGATAATCACTTATCCCCTTCAAACG ATAAACACGCGCCAGCAAACCGAAAGACGGGctaacaagaagaagaagaatgaagGCTCCCTTGATTCTGCACCTGCACCTGGAAcgcttcttcaaatccttcag GTCATTAAAACCGAAGGCTGGGGTGGACTTTATAGTGGCCTTAAGCCTTCTCTCTTTGGAACTGCTGCTTCGCAG GGCATTTATTACTACTTCTATCAAGTTTTCAAGAACAGGGCAGAGGCCATTGCAGCCTCTCGTAAAGCCAAAGGTCATGGAGATGGTAACGTTGGCATGTTTTCTTGGCTTGTTGTGGCTGCTATAGCTGG TTCACTGAATGTATTGCTGACAAACCCAATATGGGTTCTTGTGACTCGTATGCAG ACACATACTCAAGCAGAAAGAAAAATTATGGAGGGAAAGAAAGAAGTTTTAATCAGGGAAGCTTCTGAAAGTGGTTTACAAGGTTCAGATTTACAGGACAAATTGGCTGAACTTGATTCAATAAAGCCTTGTCCTTATGGAACATTACATGCG GCATGTGAAGTTTTTAATGAAGCTGGAATAACTGGATTTTGGAAAGGCATCTTTCCTACGCTTATCATG GTGTGTAATCCATCCATCCAGTTTATGATTTATGAGACATCGTTAAAGCATCTAAGGGAAAAACGTTCCGCAATCAAGCAGGGGTATAAAAATGCAACTGCTTTAGAG GTTTTTTTACTAGGAGCCTTGGCAAAACTGGGAGCAACTGTCTCAACGTACCCCTTGTTGGTTGTCAAG TCAAGGCTTCAAGCAAAACAGGAGATTGGTGGAAATAGTTCATTGAGATACTCAG GCACACTTGATGCAGTAACTAAAATGATCCGTTATGAAGGGGTGCTTGGTTTTTATAAGGGGATGGGCACAAAGATAGTACAGAGTGTTTTTGCAGCCTCTGTACTTTTCATGGTTAAGGAGGAGCTTGTTAAGGCTTACATGGTTCTGGCAGATAAGAGCAAGAAAGTTCTGTTAAATTTGAGTAAATGA
- the LOC110621169 gene encoding peroxisomal nicotinamide adenine dinucleotide carrier isoform X5 — protein MSKSDAVANGLAGAGGGIIAQIITYPLQTINTRQQTERRANKKKKNEGSLDSAPAPGTLLQILQGIYYYFYQVFKNRAEAIAASRKAKGHGDGNVGMFSWLVVAAIAGSLNVLLTNPIWVLVTRMQTHTQAERKIMEGKKEVLIREASESGLQGSDLQDKLAELDSIKPCPYGTLHAACEVFNEAGITGFWKGIFPTLIMVCNPSIQFMIYETSLKHLREKRSAIKQGYKNATALEVFLLGALAKLGATVSTYPLLVVKSRLQAKQEIGGNSSLRYSGTLDAVTKMIRYEGVLGFYKGMGTKIVQSVFAASVLFMVKEELVKAYMVLADKSKKVLLNLSK, from the exons ATGTCAAAGTCGGACGCAGTGGCGAATGGGCTAGCGGGAGCAGGTGGGGGTATTATTGCTCAGATAATCACTTATCCCCTTCAAACG ATAAACACGCGCCAGCAAACCGAAAGACGGGctaacaagaagaagaagaatgaagGCTCCCTTGATTCTGCACCTGCACCTGGAAcgcttcttcaaatccttcag GGCATTTATTACTACTTCTATCAAGTTTTCAAGAACAGGGCAGAGGCCATTGCAGCCTCTCGTAAAGCCAAAGGTCATGGAGATGGTAACGTTGGCATGTTTTCTTGGCTTGTTGTGGCTGCTATAGCTGG TTCACTGAATGTATTGCTGACAAACCCAATATGGGTTCTTGTGACTCGTATGCAG ACACATACTCAAGCAGAAAGAAAAATTATGGAGGGAAAGAAAGAAGTTTTAATCAGGGAAGCTTCTGAAAGTGGTTTACAAGGTTCAGATTTACAGGACAAATTGGCTGAACTTGATTCAATAAAGCCTTGTCCTTATGGAACATTACATGCG GCATGTGAAGTTTTTAATGAAGCTGGAATAACTGGATTTTGGAAAGGCATCTTTCCTACGCTTATCATG GTGTGTAATCCATCCATCCAGTTTATGATTTATGAGACATCGTTAAAGCATCTAAGGGAAAAACGTTCCGCAATCAAGCAGGGGTATAAAAATGCAACTGCTTTAGAG GTTTTTTTACTAGGAGCCTTGGCAAAACTGGGAGCAACTGTCTCAACGTACCCCTTGTTGGTTGTCAAG TCAAGGCTTCAAGCAAAACAGGAGATTGGTGGAAATAGTTCATTGAGATACTCAG GCACACTTGATGCAGTAACTAAAATGATCCGTTATGAAGGGGTGCTTGGTTTTTATAAGGGGATGGGCACAAAGATAGTACAGAGTGTTTTTGCAGCCTCTGTACTTTTCATGGTTAAGGAGGAGCTTGTTAAGGCTTACATGGTTCTGGCAGATAAGAGCAAGAAAGTTCTGTTAAATTTGAGTAAATGA
- the LOC110621169 gene encoding peroxisomal nicotinamide adenine dinucleotide carrier isoform X6, translated as MSKSDAVANGLAGAGGGIIAQIITYPLQTINTRQQTERRANKKKKNEGSLDSAPAPGTLLQILQPILFHQVIKTEGWGGLYSGLKPSLFGTAASQGIYYYFYQVFKNRAEAIAASRKAKGHGDGNVGMFSWLVVAAIAGSLNVLLTNPIWVLVTRMQTHTQAERKIMEGKKEVLIREASESGLQGSDLQDKLAELDSIKPCPYGTLHAACEVFNEAGITGFWKGIFPTLIMVFLLGALAKLGATVSTYPLLVVKSRLQAKQEIGGNSSLRYSGTLDAVTKMIRYEGVLGFYKGMGTKIVQSVFAASVLFMVKEELVKAYMVLADKSKKVLLNLSK; from the exons ATGTCAAAGTCGGACGCAGTGGCGAATGGGCTAGCGGGAGCAGGTGGGGGTATTATTGCTCAGATAATCACTTATCCCCTTCAAACG ATAAACACGCGCCAGCAAACCGAAAGACGGGctaacaagaagaagaagaatgaagGCTCCCTTGATTCTGCACCTGCACCTGGAAcgcttcttcaaatccttcag CCAATTTTATTTCACCAGGTCATTAAAACCGAAGGCTGGGGTGGACTTTATAGTGGCCTTAAGCCTTCTCTCTTTGGAACTGCTGCTTCGCAG GGCATTTATTACTACTTCTATCAAGTTTTCAAGAACAGGGCAGAGGCCATTGCAGCCTCTCGTAAAGCCAAAGGTCATGGAGATGGTAACGTTGGCATGTTTTCTTGGCTTGTTGTGGCTGCTATAGCTGG TTCACTGAATGTATTGCTGACAAACCCAATATGGGTTCTTGTGACTCGTATGCAG ACACATACTCAAGCAGAAAGAAAAATTATGGAGGGAAAGAAAGAAGTTTTAATCAGGGAAGCTTCTGAAAGTGGTTTACAAGGTTCAGATTTACAGGACAAATTGGCTGAACTTGATTCAATAAAGCCTTGTCCTTATGGAACATTACATGCG GCATGTGAAGTTTTTAATGAAGCTGGAATAACTGGATTTTGGAAAGGCATCTTTCCTACGCTTATCATG GTTTTTTTACTAGGAGCCTTGGCAAAACTGGGAGCAACTGTCTCAACGTACCCCTTGTTGGTTGTCAAG TCAAGGCTTCAAGCAAAACAGGAGATTGGTGGAAATAGTTCATTGAGATACTCAG GCACACTTGATGCAGTAACTAAAATGATCCGTTATGAAGGGGTGCTTGGTTTTTATAAGGGGATGGGCACAAAGATAGTACAGAGTGTTTTTGCAGCCTCTGTACTTTTCATGGTTAAGGAGGAGCTTGTTAAGGCTTACATGGTTCTGGCAGATAAGAGCAAGAAAGTTCTGTTAAATTTGAGTAAATGA
- the LOC110621169 gene encoding peroxisomal nicotinamide adenine dinucleotide carrier isoform X2, whose product MSKSDAVANGLAGAGGGIIAQIITYPLQTQTERRANKKKKNEGSLDSAPAPGTLLQILQPILFHQVIKTEGWGGLYSGLKPSLFGTAASQGIYYYFYQVFKNRAEAIAASRKAKGHGDGNVGMFSWLVVAAIAGSLNVLLTNPIWVLVTRMQTHTQAERKIMEGKKEVLIREASESGLQGSDLQDKLAELDSIKPCPYGTLHAACEVFNEAGITGFWKGIFPTLIMVCNPSIQFMIYETSLKHLREKRSAIKQGYKNATALEVFLLGALAKLGATVSTYPLLVVKSRLQAKQEIGGNSSLRYSGTLDAVTKMIRYEGVLGFYKGMGTKIVQSVFAASVLFMVKEELVKAYMVLADKSKKVLLNLSK is encoded by the exons ATGTCAAAGTCGGACGCAGTGGCGAATGGGCTAGCGGGAGCAGGTGGGGGTATTATTGCTCAGATAATCACTTATCCCCTTCAAACG CAAACCGAAAGACGGGctaacaagaagaagaagaatgaagGCTCCCTTGATTCTGCACCTGCACCTGGAAcgcttcttcaaatccttcag CCAATTTTATTTCACCAGGTCATTAAAACCGAAGGCTGGGGTGGACTTTATAGTGGCCTTAAGCCTTCTCTCTTTGGAACTGCTGCTTCGCAG GGCATTTATTACTACTTCTATCAAGTTTTCAAGAACAGGGCAGAGGCCATTGCAGCCTCTCGTAAAGCCAAAGGTCATGGAGATGGTAACGTTGGCATGTTTTCTTGGCTTGTTGTGGCTGCTATAGCTGG TTCACTGAATGTATTGCTGACAAACCCAATATGGGTTCTTGTGACTCGTATGCAG ACACATACTCAAGCAGAAAGAAAAATTATGGAGGGAAAGAAAGAAGTTTTAATCAGGGAAGCTTCTGAAAGTGGTTTACAAGGTTCAGATTTACAGGACAAATTGGCTGAACTTGATTCAATAAAGCCTTGTCCTTATGGAACATTACATGCG GCATGTGAAGTTTTTAATGAAGCTGGAATAACTGGATTTTGGAAAGGCATCTTTCCTACGCTTATCATG GTGTGTAATCCATCCATCCAGTTTATGATTTATGAGACATCGTTAAAGCATCTAAGGGAAAAACGTTCCGCAATCAAGCAGGGGTATAAAAATGCAACTGCTTTAGAG GTTTTTTTACTAGGAGCCTTGGCAAAACTGGGAGCAACTGTCTCAACGTACCCCTTGTTGGTTGTCAAG TCAAGGCTTCAAGCAAAACAGGAGATTGGTGGAAATAGTTCATTGAGATACTCAG GCACACTTGATGCAGTAACTAAAATGATCCGTTATGAAGGGGTGCTTGGTTTTTATAAGGGGATGGGCACAAAGATAGTACAGAGTGTTTTTGCAGCCTCTGTACTTTTCATGGTTAAGGAGGAGCTTGTTAAGGCTTACATGGTTCTGGCAGATAAGAGCAAGAAAGTTCTGTTAAATTTGAGTAAATGA
- the LOC110621169 gene encoding peroxisomal nicotinamide adenine dinucleotide carrier isoform X7: MSKSDAVANGLAGAGGGIIAQIITYPLQTQTERRANKKKKNEGSLDSAPAPGTLLQILQGIYYYFYQVFKNRAEAIAASRKAKGHGDGNVGMFSWLVVAAIAGSLNVLLTNPIWVLVTRMQTHTQAERKIMEGKKEVLIREASESGLQGSDLQDKLAELDSIKPCPYGTLHAACEVFNEAGITGFWKGIFPTLIMVCNPSIQFMIYETSLKHLREKRSAIKQGYKNATALEVFLLGALAKLGATVSTYPLLVVKSRLQAKQEIGGNSSLRYSGTLDAVTKMIRYEGVLGFYKGMGTKIVQSVFAASVLFMVKEELVKAYMVLADKSKKVLLNLSK, from the exons ATGTCAAAGTCGGACGCAGTGGCGAATGGGCTAGCGGGAGCAGGTGGGGGTATTATTGCTCAGATAATCACTTATCCCCTTCAAACG CAAACCGAAAGACGGGctaacaagaagaagaagaatgaagGCTCCCTTGATTCTGCACCTGCACCTGGAAcgcttcttcaaatccttcag GGCATTTATTACTACTTCTATCAAGTTTTCAAGAACAGGGCAGAGGCCATTGCAGCCTCTCGTAAAGCCAAAGGTCATGGAGATGGTAACGTTGGCATGTTTTCTTGGCTTGTTGTGGCTGCTATAGCTGG TTCACTGAATGTATTGCTGACAAACCCAATATGGGTTCTTGTGACTCGTATGCAG ACACATACTCAAGCAGAAAGAAAAATTATGGAGGGAAAGAAAGAAGTTTTAATCAGGGAAGCTTCTGAAAGTGGTTTACAAGGTTCAGATTTACAGGACAAATTGGCTGAACTTGATTCAATAAAGCCTTGTCCTTATGGAACATTACATGCG GCATGTGAAGTTTTTAATGAAGCTGGAATAACTGGATTTTGGAAAGGCATCTTTCCTACGCTTATCATG GTGTGTAATCCATCCATCCAGTTTATGATTTATGAGACATCGTTAAAGCATCTAAGGGAAAAACGTTCCGCAATCAAGCAGGGGTATAAAAATGCAACTGCTTTAGAG GTTTTTTTACTAGGAGCCTTGGCAAAACTGGGAGCAACTGTCTCAACGTACCCCTTGTTGGTTGTCAAG TCAAGGCTTCAAGCAAAACAGGAGATTGGTGGAAATAGTTCATTGAGATACTCAG GCACACTTGATGCAGTAACTAAAATGATCCGTTATGAAGGGGTGCTTGGTTTTTATAAGGGGATGGGCACAAAGATAGTACAGAGTGTTTTTGCAGCCTCTGTACTTTTCATGGTTAAGGAGGAGCTTGTTAAGGCTTACATGGTTCTGGCAGATAAGAGCAAGAAAGTTCTGTTAAATTTGAGTAAATGA
- the LOC110621169 gene encoding peroxisomal nicotinamide adenine dinucleotide carrier isoform X8, translating to MSKSDAVANGLAGAGGGIIAQIITYPLQTINTRQQTERRANKKKKNEGSLDSAPAPGTLLQILQPILFHQVIKTEGWGGLYSGLKPSLFGTAASQGIYYYFYQVFKNRAEAIAASRKAKGHGDGNVGMFSWLVVAAIAGSLNVLLTNPIWVLVTRMQTHTQAERKIMEGKKEVLIREASESGLQGSDLQDKLAELDSIKPCPYGTLHAACEVFNEAGITGFWKGIFPTLIMSRLQAKQEIGGNSSLRYSGTLDAVTKMIRYEGVLGFYKGMGTKIVQSVFAASVLFMVKEELVKAYMVLADKSKKVLLNLSK from the exons ATGTCAAAGTCGGACGCAGTGGCGAATGGGCTAGCGGGAGCAGGTGGGGGTATTATTGCTCAGATAATCACTTATCCCCTTCAAACG ATAAACACGCGCCAGCAAACCGAAAGACGGGctaacaagaagaagaagaatgaagGCTCCCTTGATTCTGCACCTGCACCTGGAAcgcttcttcaaatccttcag CCAATTTTATTTCACCAGGTCATTAAAACCGAAGGCTGGGGTGGACTTTATAGTGGCCTTAAGCCTTCTCTCTTTGGAACTGCTGCTTCGCAG GGCATTTATTACTACTTCTATCAAGTTTTCAAGAACAGGGCAGAGGCCATTGCAGCCTCTCGTAAAGCCAAAGGTCATGGAGATGGTAACGTTGGCATGTTTTCTTGGCTTGTTGTGGCTGCTATAGCTGG TTCACTGAATGTATTGCTGACAAACCCAATATGGGTTCTTGTGACTCGTATGCAG ACACATACTCAAGCAGAAAGAAAAATTATGGAGGGAAAGAAAGAAGTTTTAATCAGGGAAGCTTCTGAAAGTGGTTTACAAGGTTCAGATTTACAGGACAAATTGGCTGAACTTGATTCAATAAAGCCTTGTCCTTATGGAACATTACATGCG GCATGTGAAGTTTTTAATGAAGCTGGAATAACTGGATTTTGGAAAGGCATCTTTCCTACGCTTATCATG TCAAGGCTTCAAGCAAAACAGGAGATTGGTGGAAATAGTTCATTGAGATACTCAG GCACACTTGATGCAGTAACTAAAATGATCCGTTATGAAGGGGTGCTTGGTTTTTATAAGGGGATGGGCACAAAGATAGTACAGAGTGTTTTTGCAGCCTCTGTACTTTTCATGGTTAAGGAGGAGCTTGTTAAGGCTTACATGGTTCTGGCAGATAAGAGCAAGAAAGTTCTGTTAAATTTGAGTAAATGA